The Pseudomonas eucalypticola genome has a window encoding:
- a CDS encoding DUF1799 domain-containing protein — MYEPEATEEEMEAFGFEPGDYDDLMEILPDNWWAFALFEVMSTQWRAGMGGATGLDYGVLPAVMRLIGIPAGERCDIFYDLRVMEAEALACMAQGKE, encoded by the coding sequence ATGTACGAACCCGAAGCCACCGAGGAAGAGATGGAGGCGTTCGGGTTTGAGCCAGGCGACTATGACGACTTGATGGAGATCCTGCCAGACAACTGGTGGGCGTTTGCACTCTTCGAGGTCATGTCGACTCAGTGGCGTGCGGGCATGGGCGGCGCAACCGGTCTCGATTACGGCGTGTTGCCGGCGGTAATGCGCTTGATTGGCATCCCTGCAGGGGAGCGCTGTGACATTTTTTACGACCTCCGAGTAATGGAGGCAGAAGCCTTGGCCTGCATGGCCCAGGGCAAGGAATAG
- a CDS encoding phage tail terminator-like protein, translated as MSHKIIRSIYEQRLAAWATGQGLRVAYQNVSFEPAGDETYLAAFTLPAGTDSNTLAGDHKLYTGLFQVNVVTPAGNGPGTAESLVDDLASLFPIYLRLSQGDFTVTVMTPVDPGTGIVGDTTYSVPASFQYRADTE; from the coding sequence ATGAGCCACAAGATCATCCGGTCCATCTACGAGCAGCGGCTGGCCGCTTGGGCTACAGGGCAGGGCCTGCGGGTCGCCTATCAGAACGTGAGCTTCGAGCCTGCTGGGGATGAGACCTACCTGGCGGCATTCACGCTGCCCGCCGGTACCGACAGCAACACCCTGGCCGGCGACCACAAACTGTACACCGGCCTATTCCAGGTGAATGTTGTGACGCCTGCCGGGAATGGCCCGGGGACTGCCGAGAGCTTAGTGGACGACCTGGCCAGCCTGTTCCCCATCTACCTGCGCCTGAGTCAGGGCGATTTTACTGTCACAGTGATGACCCCAGTCGACCCAGGCACCGGCATTGTCGGCGACACCACTTACAGCGTGCCAGCTTCGTTTCAGTACCGCGCTGACACCGAATAA
- a CDS encoding IS3 family transposase (programmed frameshift), with the protein MTKQRRTFTPEFKREAACLVLDQGYSHTEAARSLGLVESALRRWVNQLQQERGGVTPTSKALTPEQQKIQELEARINRLEREKSIPKKGYRALDGRGARALALVDQLHSEEPVDLLCSVFEVTRSCYYAYCRKRRSPDAERVILRSRVNELFTQSRSAAGSRSIMLMMKEDGMQIGRFKVRKLMREMNLISKQPGSHAYKKATVERPDIPNVLDREFSVASPNKVWCGDITYVWAEGRWHYLAAVIDLYARRVVGWAFSVKPDADLVIKALDMAYEQRGRPQDVLFHSEQGSQYGSRSFRQRLWRYRFTQSMSRRGNCHDNAPMERLFRSLKTEWIPTVGYMSAVLAKQDIGRFLMERYNWRRPHQFNDGLAPAVAEEKLNAVSGIS; encoded by the exons ATGACCAAGCAACGTCGTACCTTTACCCCTGAGTTCAAGCGCGAGGCTGCGTGCCTGGTGCTCGATCAAGGCTACAGCCATACCGAGGCAGCCCGTTCGCTTGGGCTGGTTGAGTCGGCCTTGCGTCGCTGGGTGAACCAGCTCCAGCAAGAACGTGGCGGTGTCACCCCGACCAGCAAAGCGTTAACACCTGAGCAGCAAAAAATCCAAGAATTGGAAGCCCGAATCAATCGTCTGGAACGGGAGAAATCGATCC CTAAAAAAGGCTACCGCGCTCTTGATGGCCGAGGAGCACGAGCGCTCGCGTTAGTCGATCAGCTTCACTCCGAGGAGCCGGTTGATCTGTTGTGCTCGGTATTTGAAGTCACCCGATCTTGCTACTACGCATACTGTCGAAAACGCCGATCCCCTGATGCCGAACGGGTGATTTTGCGCAGCCGCGTGAACGAACTGTTTACTCAAAGCCGAAGCGCTGCGGGCAGTAGAAGCATCATGCTGATGATGAAAGAGGACGGCATGCAAATCGGGCGATTCAAGGTACGTAAGTTGATGCGCGAGATGAACCTGATCAGCAAACAACCGGGCTCCCATGCCTACAAAAAGGCCACCGTGGAGCGACCTGATATACCGAACGTACTTGATCGAGAGTTCAGCGTGGCATCCCCCAACAAGGTCTGGTGCGGTGACATCACGTACGTTTGGGCCGAAGGTCGATGGCACTATCTGGCAGCGGTGATCGATCTGTATGCGCGCCGGGTCGTAGGCTGGGCGTTCTCAGTCAAGCCTGACGCTGACTTGGTGATCAAGGCATTGGATATGGCCTATGAGCAGCGTGGCCGGCCTCAGGATGTGCTATTTCACAGCGAGCAGGGCAGCCAATACGGCAGTCGAAGTTTCCGCCAGAGACTATGGCGATACCGCTTCACACAGAGCATGAGTCGGCGCGGCAACTGCCACGACAACGCGCCGATGGAGCGGCTATTTCGTAGCCTGAAAACTGAATGGATACCGACGGTGGGCTACATGAGCGCCGTGTTGGCTAAACAAGATATTGGACGTTTCCTGATGGAGCGGTACAACTGGCGGCGACCACATCAGTTCAACGACGGCTTGGCGCCTGCCGTTGCCGAGGAAAAACTTAACGCAGTGTCCGGGATCAGTTGA
- a CDS encoding phage tail protein — MTEVFTWKPDSKPTGKITQRTRSAKFGDGYEQVAGDGINAESQSWPLTFTGSKARIKAILDFLRARKGYQSFYWTPPFGDQSYFRCKEFDPADQGGGKWILSVTFDQAFAP; from the coding sequence ATGACTGAGGTATTCACCTGGAAGCCAGACAGCAAGCCCACGGGGAAGATTACCCAGCGCACCCGGTCGGCCAAGTTTGGTGACGGGTACGAGCAGGTGGCTGGCGACGGCATCAATGCTGAAAGCCAGTCCTGGCCGCTGACCTTCACTGGGTCCAAGGCCCGCATTAAAGCGATCCTGGACTTCCTAAGGGCGCGCAAGGGCTATCAGTCGTTTTACTGGACGCCGCCTTTTGGCGACCAATCATATTTCCGTTGCAAAGAGTTCGATCCGGCGGATCAGGGCGGCGGGAAGTGGATTCTTTCTGTAACTTTTGATCAGGCCTTCGCGCCCTGA
- a CDS encoding phage tail assembly chaperone, with translation MTTFKIAQDATFKANVAIPRVGGDSVLVPFEFKYRDRAELAELFTGWQERSAKDQELFKARGADLTLVEVTEAQMSLEFDQVKDLVVGWGFDDPFEDEAIRALILTSVGAGKAIVDAYQAAFRAAREGN, from the coding sequence ATGACGACTTTCAAAATTGCCCAGGACGCCACCTTCAAGGCGAATGTCGCGATCCCACGGGTGGGTGGTGATTCGGTGCTGGTACCGTTTGAGTTCAAGTACCGTGACCGCGCCGAGCTGGCCGAGCTTTTCACGGGCTGGCAGGAGCGTTCGGCCAAGGATCAAGAGCTTTTCAAAGCTCGCGGTGCAGACCTGACGTTGGTGGAGGTCACTGAAGCCCAGATGTCCCTAGAGTTCGACCAGGTGAAGGATCTGGTTGTCGGGTGGGGCTTTGATGACCCTTTCGAAGACGAAGCGATCCGCGCTCTGATCCTGACGTCAGTTGGAGCCGGGAAGGCCATCGTAGATGCCTACCAGGCAGCGTTCCGGGCGGCCCGCGAGGGAAACTGA
- a CDS encoding DUF2188 domain-containing protein: MGAPALTKAIVNGYEVINVGGIKWVVCTREDRLGEFADEPAANAFALTLPPHRVKPEPEEAGK, translated from the coding sequence ATGGGCGCACCAGCACTTACGAAAGCGATCGTAAACGGGTACGAGGTAATCAACGTCGGCGGCATCAAATGGGTGGTTTGCACCAGGGAAGACCGACTTGGCGAATTCGCAGACGAGCCAGCGGCCAATGCATTCGCGCTGACCCTGCCTCCTCATCGGGTAAAGCCTGAGCCTGAGGAGGCCGGCAAGTAG
- a CDS encoding phage minor tail protein L, translating to MGINADIQTLEPGERVELFELDATAIGADLYRFHGYQRLGSIWWQGLEYSPWPIQASGFEITSDSQQPNPTLLVGNVTGFITALCLGFEDLAGAKVTRKRTMGRYLDAVNFAGGNAEADPDEAFPDDIWYVEQKTGEDKTQVEFTLSSPINLNNKQLPGRQIIANCCQWLSIGGYRGAYCGYTGGPVATSDDIITTDAASDMCSGTLKGCKFRFGETGQLRYGSFPSAGRIG from the coding sequence ATGGGAATCAACGCCGACATCCAGACCCTGGAGCCCGGGGAGCGGGTGGAGCTTTTCGAGCTCGACGCCACGGCTATCGGGGCTGACCTCTACCGGTTCCACGGCTACCAGCGCCTGGGGTCGATCTGGTGGCAGGGCCTGGAGTATTCACCCTGGCCCATTCAGGCCAGCGGGTTTGAGATCACCTCAGACAGCCAGCAGCCCAATCCGACGTTGCTGGTCGGCAACGTCACTGGTTTTATCACAGCATTGTGCCTTGGGTTCGAGGACTTGGCTGGGGCCAAAGTGACACGCAAGCGCACCATGGGGCGCTACCTCGATGCCGTGAACTTTGCCGGCGGCAATGCCGAGGCAGACCCGGACGAGGCCTTCCCCGACGACATATGGTACGTGGAGCAGAAGACCGGAGAAGACAAGACACAGGTCGAGTTCACGTTGTCCTCTCCGATCAACCTCAACAACAAGCAGCTCCCGGGCCGGCAGATCATCGCAAATTGCTGCCAATGGCTGAGCATAGGTGGTTACCGAGGCGCCTACTGCGGCTACACCGGCGGTCCGGTGGCCACGTCGGACGACATCATCACCACTGACGCAGCCAGCGATATGTGCAGTGGCACGTTGAAGGGCTGCAAGTTCAGGTTCGGTGAGACCGGGCAGTTGCGCTACGGCTCTTTCCCAAGCGCTGGGAGGATTGGGTGA
- a CDS encoding phage tail tape measure protein has product MTNIAELGIAVDSGDAVQAATDLEKLAQAGAKAEKAAEGVAEGFDKAATSAKDLATAEGKLSESSEDAVTRLTAMAKASLEASEYHKSLTSGVTDASSAMKGGSTAARDWAAEQAAMNARGQALLATETRLAEEAKKAAAATGVQAEGLQALLGKINPTVAALAKLDAQQEQLAKYKKAGLIDSDTFKDYSADIEASRAKLKAFNDEGSKSKAPLESVALGTKEARENILQFVNALAEGNLRVAAHNLMEIGTNAGGIGNAFDALKSKIKSLFGFGSGAATLGATLNGVASGAKDVAENAGEAAEGLSDFAESTNTATEAAENAHKAIGAITPAVSSATAGLIAGAAASAAVAAAIGVVIYGYSQGSKEAQEYKQALILTGNAAGTSAGAMGDLAREVSETNGTVGEAAASLTKLANSGVIAGDSFKAIAEAASLMEDATEKSVDATIAEFVKIAKDPVAAAKELNDQYHFLTQSVYAHIVALKEQGDNVGAVKLLTDTYAQTVQLRAAEITANLGLIEKGWKGVKDAAKGALDATLNAGREQSLEQQAEALKQRLADASNYSNLPTIGADNPDMMAAGASREQDQARLDFLNLQIDGERTRAKYVGDRAEAEKEAIAASDKVKALNDSNLTAEQKRNKEIKEYLQNIEKIKSVNPTSPLVQPAAVAKGIQNIKDKNKDPQSAAGAVDLSAFNAAQNNLKAIQDEYANAFKQLDAAQKAGLISQEDYSIKRAAILGNEKDEVTAAYQAEIAALESVRDKSSTTAAQRIQIDQKIADARASMLKAQKDVDSELEVLSANEQGRLRKEAQAVKTYTDALQQQVATLRLQGERAAAGLGQGERQKALTDQQNGIDDKINQQKLDLANQYGDGSRGMSLDEYTKKLAALNATQQDLHDTAIKNYDDLTTAQGDWTAGATSALQNYLDNAHNVAGQMKSAFTSLFDGLTDAVVDWAFGADESFGDVLLSFAKMLAKMELEAAASSVFSSVSGSGISGLLSGLSSSGAASAGSTAAGYTGSVYSNWVSATYSDGGYTGPGGKYDPAGVVHGGEVVIRKEVVDQPGMKDYLVGLNARGYADGGYVTPVTTGGGAGIRASNAAASASAAPQVNIQIASDGSTQVATDTAGLQQFGQQMGEIAASKYKELEARSLSSGGNIRKAINGR; this is encoded by the coding sequence ATGACCAACATCGCCGAACTAGGGATTGCAGTAGATTCGGGTGATGCCGTCCAGGCGGCCACGGACCTTGAAAAGCTGGCCCAGGCAGGAGCCAAGGCTGAGAAAGCGGCAGAAGGTGTCGCCGAGGGCTTCGACAAAGCCGCAACATCCGCCAAGGATCTGGCCACCGCGGAGGGCAAGCTTTCCGAGTCGTCCGAGGACGCAGTGACTCGGCTCACCGCAATGGCGAAAGCCTCGCTGGAGGCCAGCGAGTACCACAAAAGCCTGACCTCGGGCGTCACCGATGCATCATCCGCCATGAAGGGGGGCTCCACGGCCGCCCGGGACTGGGCGGCTGAGCAGGCCGCAATGAACGCTCGGGGACAGGCGCTCTTGGCGACTGAAACCCGGCTCGCTGAGGAGGCCAAGAAGGCTGCAGCAGCGACCGGCGTGCAGGCTGAAGGTCTCCAGGCGCTACTCGGCAAGATCAACCCTACCGTCGCGGCGCTTGCCAAGCTGGACGCCCAGCAGGAGCAGTTGGCGAAGTACAAGAAGGCCGGGCTGATCGACAGTGACACCTTCAAGGACTACTCCGCAGACATCGAAGCATCCCGGGCGAAGCTGAAAGCGTTCAACGACGAGGGCAGCAAGTCGAAGGCCCCGCTGGAAAGTGTGGCCCTGGGCACCAAGGAAGCGCGGGAAAACATCCTCCAGTTCGTCAACGCTCTTGCCGAGGGAAATCTTCGCGTCGCCGCGCACAACCTGATGGAAATTGGCACCAACGCTGGTGGCATTGGGAATGCGTTTGATGCCCTGAAATCAAAGATCAAGTCTCTGTTCGGCTTCGGTTCCGGTGCGGCTACGCTTGGCGCGACCCTGAATGGCGTTGCCTCGGGCGCGAAGGATGTAGCTGAGAATGCGGGCGAGGCGGCGGAGGGCCTTTCCGATTTCGCCGAAAGCACAAATACCGCAACCGAAGCTGCGGAAAACGCCCACAAGGCCATCGGTGCGATTACGCCTGCCGTCTCCAGTGCTACCGCTGGCCTCATTGCTGGGGCGGCCGCATCTGCTGCTGTGGCTGCAGCCATAGGGGTTGTCATCTACGGTTACAGCCAGGGCTCCAAGGAGGCGCAGGAATACAAGCAGGCGCTCATCCTGACGGGTAATGCTGCTGGTACGTCCGCGGGCGCCATGGGCGATCTCGCCCGAGAGGTGAGCGAGACCAACGGTACCGTGGGCGAAGCTGCGGCATCGCTAACCAAGTTGGCGAATTCGGGCGTGATTGCGGGCGATAGCTTCAAGGCCATTGCCGAAGCCGCGTCGCTGATGGAGGACGCGACAGAAAAATCAGTCGATGCAACCATCGCCGAGTTCGTGAAGATTGCCAAGGACCCGGTCGCTGCAGCCAAAGAACTCAACGACCAGTACCACTTCCTGACCCAGTCCGTGTACGCGCACATCGTGGCGCTGAAGGAGCAGGGAGACAACGTCGGCGCAGTCAAGCTCCTCACCGATACCTATGCCCAAACTGTGCAGCTACGGGCCGCAGAGATCACGGCGAACCTGGGGCTGATCGAGAAGGGGTGGAAGGGCGTCAAGGACGCTGCCAAAGGGGCGCTGGACGCTACCCTGAACGCTGGCCGCGAGCAGAGCCTGGAGCAGCAGGCCGAAGCGCTCAAGCAGCGTCTGGCAGATGCATCGAACTACTCGAACCTTCCAACGATCGGGGCGGACAACCCCGACATGATGGCTGCTGGGGCTAGCCGGGAGCAGGACCAGGCCCGGCTGGACTTCCTGAATCTGCAAATTGATGGCGAACGCACCCGGGCCAAGTATGTAGGCGACCGAGCCGAAGCGGAAAAGGAGGCCATTGCCGCAAGTGACAAGGTTAAGGCGCTCAATGACTCGAACCTCACTGCCGAGCAGAAGCGCAATAAGGAGATAAAGGAATATCTCCAGAACATCGAAAAAATCAAATCGGTAAACCCTACTTCGCCGCTGGTACAGCCTGCTGCGGTGGCCAAGGGCATCCAGAACATCAAGGACAAGAATAAGGACCCGCAGTCGGCTGCCGGTGCAGTAGACCTTAGCGCTTTCAACGCGGCCCAGAACAACCTGAAGGCCATCCAGGACGAGTATGCCAATGCCTTCAAGCAGCTTGATGCCGCCCAGAAGGCCGGGCTTATCTCCCAGGAAGATTACTCAATCAAGCGCGCGGCAATCCTGGGGAACGAGAAGGACGAGGTCACCGCCGCCTACCAGGCGGAAATCGCAGCGCTGGAGTCGGTGCGCGATAAGTCGTCTACCACTGCAGCCCAGCGTATCCAGATCGACCAGAAGATCGCCGACGCCCGGGCCAGCATGCTCAAGGCCCAGAAGGACGTCGATAGCGAGTTGGAGGTGCTATCGGCTAACGAGCAGGGCCGTTTGCGCAAGGAAGCCCAGGCAGTCAAAACCTACACCGACGCGCTACAACAGCAGGTCGCCACGCTGCGCCTACAAGGTGAGCGTGCGGCCGCAGGGCTTGGCCAGGGCGAGCGCCAGAAGGCGCTAACCGACCAGCAGAACGGCATCGACGACAAGATCAACCAGCAGAAGCTGGACCTGGCCAACCAGTATGGCGACGGCTCGCGCGGCATGAGCCTGGACGAGTACACAAAAAAACTCGCCGCGCTGAACGCCACCCAGCAAGACCTGCACGACACCGCGATCAAAAATTACGACGATTTGACCACGGCGCAGGGGGATTGGACGGCTGGCGCAACCTCAGCCCTCCAGAACTACCTGGATAACGCCCATAACGTCGCCGGGCAGATGAAGTCCGCTTTCACCTCGTTATTCGATGGGCTGACCGATGCGGTGGTGGACTGGGCCTTCGGCGCCGATGAAAGCTTTGGCGACGTCCTGCTCAGCTTCGCCAAGATGCTGGCCAAGATGGAGCTTGAGGCAGCTGCGTCCAGCGTTTTTTCCAGTGTGTCAGGGAGCGGCATCAGCGGGCTATTGAGTGGGCTTTCCAGCAGCGGAGCGGCATCTGCAGGCAGTACGGCCGCCGGATATACCGGATCGGTCTATTCCAACTGGGTATCCGCGACCTATTCCGACGGTGGCTATACCGGCCCGGGTGGTAAGTACGACCCAGCTGGTGTGGTGCACGGCGGCGAGGTGGTGATCCGCAAGGAGGTGGTCGACCAGCCCGGCATGAAGGACTACCTGGTTGGGCTGAACGCACGCGGCTACGCCGACGGCGGCTATGTCACCCCGGTAACCACCGGTGGCGGGGCAGGTATCAGAGCATCCAATGCCGCAGCGTCTGCCTCTGCTGCGCCCCAGGTGAATATCCAGATCGCGAGCGACGGCAGCACCCAGGTGGCGACTGACACAGCAGGCCTGCAACAGTTTGGCCAGCAGATGGGCGAAATTGCTGCGAGCAAATACAAGGAGCTTGAAGCTCGCTCGCTCTCCTCGGGCGGCAACATCCGTAAGGCCATCAACGGGAGGTAG
- a CDS encoding DUF2513 domain-containing protein has product MKLEKELVREILLAVEAHDKPQGWMKLTLNGRSSEEISYHVMLLDEAGLVSGISLGGINHFEWQPRRLTYKGHEFLDTVRDGEVCSGQLIPDTALSFSSATAGAKPSLN; this is encoded by the coding sequence ATGAAGCTAGAGAAAGAGTTGGTGCGTGAAATTCTGTTAGCCGTAGAGGCTCACGATAAACCGCAGGGTTGGATGAAGCTGACGTTGAATGGACGATCCTCTGAAGAGATCTCCTATCACGTTATGTTGCTTGATGAAGCAGGGCTAGTTTCTGGCATCAGTTTGGGGGGCATAAATCACTTCGAGTGGCAGCCACGGCGCCTTACTTACAAGGGCCATGAGTTCTTGGACACTGTTCGAGACGGTGAGGTCTGTAGTGGTCAACTGATCCCGGACACTGCGTTAAGTTTTTCCTCGGCAACGGCAGGCGCCAAGCCGTCGTTGAACTGA
- a CDS encoding major capsid protein, producing MATTQLADIFVADYYGTIAPVNSPEKTAVFESGIIVKSPELDAIAQNGQGTSEISYWQDLDADEEPNISNDNPDDLGEVGKAEQGSMRARTLYLNKGYGVADLTSELANTEPMQHIRNRFGTYWTRRWQRYLLGAARGVIASNIANDAGDMVVDAGATISAGAFQDAAFTSGDAADVFSAIGVHSVVMNQMVKQDLIEYLRDSDGRIILATYLGKPVFMDDSLVYGAGRYLSVFFGQGAFGYGEGTPAVPVELERKPSGGNGGGAEVLWERKTFILQPAGFSWKGSNNQNLSPTATQYAAAANWERVFDRKQVPFAAVISGTTTP from the coding sequence ATGGCAACGACCCAACTGGCGGACATCTTTGTCGCCGACTATTACGGCACTATCGCGCCGGTCAACTCCCCGGAAAAGACTGCGGTCTTCGAGTCCGGGATCATCGTCAAATCGCCTGAGCTGGACGCCATCGCTCAGAACGGCCAGGGCACCTCGGAAATCAGCTATTGGCAGGATCTGGACGCTGACGAAGAGCCCAACATCTCCAACGACAATCCGGACGACCTGGGCGAAGTCGGCAAGGCAGAGCAGGGCAGCATGCGCGCCCGTACGCTCTACCTCAACAAAGGCTATGGCGTTGCTGACCTGACGTCCGAGCTGGCCAATACTGAGCCGATGCAGCACATCCGCAACCGCTTCGGCACCTACTGGACCCGCCGCTGGCAGCGTTACCTGCTCGGCGCGGCCCGAGGCGTGATCGCATCGAACATCGCGAACGACGCCGGTGACATGGTGGTGGACGCCGGTGCGACCATCAGCGCCGGCGCTTTCCAGGATGCCGCTTTCACCTCCGGCGATGCTGCTGACGTGTTCTCCGCGATCGGCGTGCACTCCGTGGTGATGAACCAGATGGTCAAGCAGGACCTCATCGAGTACCTGCGTGACTCCGACGGCCGTATCATCCTGGCCACCTATCTGGGCAAGCCAGTGTTCATGGACGACAGCCTCGTCTACGGCGCCGGCCGCTACCTGTCGGTGTTTTTCGGCCAGGGCGCGTTCGGCTACGGCGAAGGCACCCCAGCCGTCCCGGTCGAACTGGAGCGCAAGCCAAGTGGCGGTAACGGTGGCGGTGCTGAAGTCCTGTGGGAGCGTAAGACGTTCATCCTGCAACCTGCTGGTTTCAGCTGGAAAGGCAGCAACAACCAGAACCTCAGCCCGACCGCCACTCAGTACGCTGCTGCTGCGAACTGGGAGCGCGTGTTCGACCGCAAGCAGGTTCCGTTCGCCGCCGTGATCAGCGGCACCACCACCCCGTAA
- a CDS encoding phage tail protein has protein sequence MSVKIPNGTTFEIAGTLGVAKPFTAITNANPAVVSAADNGLANGDVLVVSSGWAKLNGRPARVIAAADDTFSLENINTINASSFPAGSGAGTFQVATDWTQIAQITEPAANGGEQQFLTYGFLEDEDDRQLPTTKSASSMTLPVADDPSKDFVAIVEEADEDKEPRLIRANLPGGSKIYYYAYVSITATPTLSRNNIMTRTITLSFASRPTRYNAA, from the coding sequence ATGAGCGTCAAAATCCCCAACGGGACGACCTTTGAAATCGCCGGCACTCTCGGCGTCGCGAAGCCTTTTACCGCGATCACCAATGCCAACCCTGCGGTTGTCTCGGCTGCTGATAACGGCCTGGCCAATGGCGACGTGCTCGTGGTCAGTTCCGGCTGGGCGAAGCTGAATGGTCGCCCGGCGCGTGTTATTGCGGCCGCCGATGACACCTTCTCCCTGGAGAACATCAATACCATCAACGCGAGCAGCTTCCCGGCCGGTTCTGGCGCGGGCACCTTCCAAGTGGCTACGGATTGGACGCAGATCGCGCAGATTACCGAGCCCGCGGCCAACGGCGGCGAGCAGCAGTTCCTGACCTACGGCTTCCTCGAGGACGAGGACGACCGCCAATTGCCCACCACCAAGTCGGCTAGCAGCATGACCCTGCCGGTAGCGGATGACCCGTCCAAGGACTTCGTGGCAATCGTCGAGGAGGCGGACGAGGACAAGGAGCCGCGCTTAATCCGCGCCAACCTGCCAGGCGGCTCGAAGATCTACTACTACGCGTATGTGTCGATCACTGCGACCCCGACGCTGAGCCGCAACAACATCATGACCCGCACCATCACGCTGTCGTTCGCCTCGCGCCCGACCCGCTACAACGCCGCCTAA
- a CDS encoding C40 family peptidase, which produces MNITDNVRAAIEAHAVAGYPHEVCGLVISEAGGQVYVPCANGAATPSEHFRIAPEEYAQAEDRGEVLAVVHSHPDYSAQPSAADRVACETSELPWLIIEVRRSEDGVVAAGELVAFAPTGYQAPLIGRPFFHGTLDCYQLLVDFYQRELGITLKQYGREDDWWANGGNLYMENYADCGFSPVQDLQHGDVVIMQVRAPVPNHAGIYLADGKLATEPEHYPAPGSILHHLYGQDSRRDVYGGFWGEATRLILRHKNVTLR; this is translated from the coding sequence GTGAACATTACCGACAACGTTCGCGCCGCGATTGAGGCTCATGCGGTGGCAGGATACCCGCACGAGGTGTGCGGGCTGGTCATCAGCGAGGCAGGTGGCCAGGTCTACGTGCCGTGTGCCAATGGTGCAGCCACGCCCAGTGAACACTTTCGCATTGCCCCGGAGGAGTACGCCCAGGCGGAAGACCGGGGTGAAGTTCTGGCCGTGGTGCACAGCCATCCAGACTACTCGGCTCAGCCCAGTGCCGCGGACCGGGTGGCGTGCGAGACCAGCGAGCTACCGTGGCTGATCATTGAGGTTCGCCGCAGTGAGGATGGTGTGGTGGCTGCGGGCGAGCTGGTGGCGTTCGCTCCAACAGGCTACCAGGCGCCCTTGATCGGACGGCCGTTCTTTCATGGCACGCTGGACTGCTACCAACTGCTGGTTGACTTCTACCAGCGCGAGCTAGGCATCACGCTCAAGCAGTACGGGCGGGAGGATGACTGGTGGGCCAACGGCGGCAACCTGTACATGGAGAACTACGCCGACTGTGGGTTCTCGCCCGTCCAAGACCTGCAACACGGTGACGTGGTGATCATGCAGGTGCGGGCGCCGGTACCGAACCATGCTGGGATTTACCTGGCGGACGGCAAGCTGGCAACAGAGCCAGAGCACTACCCAGCGCCCGGGTCGATCCTGCATCACCTTTATGGTCAAGATAGTCGCAGGGACGTCTATGGTGGTTTCTGGGGCGAGGCTACCCGCTTGATACTACGGCACAAAAACGTAACACTGCGATAG
- a CDS encoding HeH/LEM domain-containing protein: protein MKVIYTDKPGSEPGVCYRLLSEFFGVISAATDVYVQGDNPNIIDAYKRAGIKVSAVGEDGLRLDGPTVAEYVAAGYQASAYPPEGYASRSTADEIAAAVAAQATPPETDPLKMTVPDLKAWLAAKGIEFDASAKKEDLQALVPKE, encoded by the coding sequence ATGAAAGTGATCTACACCGACAAGCCGGGCAGCGAGCCTGGTGTGTGCTATCGACTGCTCAGTGAATTCTTCGGGGTGATCAGCGCGGCGACCGATGTTTACGTGCAGGGCGACAACCCCAACATCATCGACGCCTACAAGCGCGCTGGGATCAAGGTCAGCGCTGTGGGCGAAGACGGCCTGCGTCTGGACGGCCCGACAGTGGCTGAATACGTCGCTGCAGGCTACCAGGCCAGCGCCTACCCACCTGAAGGCTACGCATCTCGCAGCACGGCCGACGAGATCGCTGCAGCAGTGGCTGCCCAGGCGACTCCCCCCGAGACCGATCCGCTGAAGATGACCGTACCAGATCTGAAGGCCTGGCTGGCCGCCAAAGGCATCGAATTCGACGCGTCGGCCAAGAAAGAAGACCTGCAGGCCCTGGTGCCGAAGGAATAA